In Kryptolebias marmoratus isolate JLee-2015 linkage group LG22, ASM164957v2, whole genome shotgun sequence, a single window of DNA contains:
- the si:ch211-195b21.5 gene encoding uncharacterized protein si:ch211-195b21.5 isoform X1, which yields MFRHDQRARRPPPPFGPMMPRQHPPFTTSGPCSVPPSGHLPPRPDRPFLASDSHYQHNRPPRGHYMSPHCSNFSIDRSTVIALGGSQQIVPPAETSHLQVPPWNPPSAERHQPDSSDQAGEEFLRCIAANKPLPNYLKGNMAYNLADALKSANDLKEAVKSDPQFHKHAARSKSRSRSRSRGRSRARSRARSKSRGRSKSRGRSKSRGRSKSRARSKSRGRSKSRGRCRSRGRSKSRVCGKSRAKSKTRARSESQSQSKKSRKRSRSRAQRSRSRSSSTEKNYGREKKRKRSPGLSSNSSVGSGNNLRGTSLLEGLKLVIQSKDLEDRLPSLKDALLSIQASKEIKKVENVPEEPTSRQPESPTVSDSLENDSMLLPHERVGSDFSWLQERSQEEISIQKAREFEDEESFLYGTETSYQLGERAKQLVDPKQPCQVALSTLAPASLDKTECEKIKNILNSLGGTPAIGNKMVQTQGQREGSEVLPEAFFSSNTAMATLNNPNVRKALESLQSLIKVTKEKRMKEDGHSETSCDKQKAGDGEDKKREKQAKIRQMETLAKELEDLLKQDGMGFMSPVIGFYCQKCEEFIGDFNSAEKHAEMHRHSASKSQKEMLDKHSKDSKGHSLHSSTSSQHSHSSERRDHGGYSHQKVSGGYRDLEQSRRDEKDPKEQNSLKDSRAGPQSISLKDEMKKERMLITVNRRLTPPPQANRTKEENQEPPVTGRGKAQTEDADSRDKSSRNGRHKHRSDKTDSSDSSTDDKSPDLKHPKKKKKKKDKKKKKEKNKS from the exons CCCCACTGTAGCAACTTCTCCATAGACCGTAGTACAGTGATTGCCTTGGGAGGCAGCCAGCAGATTGTTCCTCCTGCAGAAACATCTCACCTTCAGGTCCCGCCGTGGAATCCCCCGTCAGCGGAACGTCACCAACCCGACAGCAG TGACCAAGCCGGGGAGGAATTCCTGAGATGCATTGCGGCCAACAAACCTCTTCCAAACTATCTCAAAGGCAATATGGCATACAACCTGGCTGATGCCTTAAAGTCTGCTAATGACCTGAAAGAAGCGGTGAAGTCAGACCCTCAGTTCCACAAGCATGCGGCCAGAAGCAAGAGCCGTAGTCGAAGCCGAAGTCGTGGTAGATCTCGAGCCAGAAGTCGGGCGCGGAGCAAGAGCCGAGGACGGAGCAAGAGCCGAGGACGGAGCAAGAGCCGGGGACGGAGCAAGAGCCGGGCGCGGAGCAAGAGCCGGGGACGGAGCAAGAGCCGGGGACGCTGTCGAAGCAGAGGAAGGAGCAAAAGTCGAGTCTGTGGCAAGAGTCGAGCCAAAAGCAAAACCCGGGCTCGCAGTGAGAGTCAGAGCCAAAGCAAGAAGAGCCGCAAACGGAGTAGAAGCCGAGCCCAAAGGTCTCGGTCACGAAGCAGCAGCACCGAAAAGAACTAcggcagagagaaaaagaggaagaggagccctggcctcagcagcaacagcagcgtTGGCAGCGGTAATAATCTGAGAGGAACAAGTCTGTTGGAAGGACTCAAACTCGTCATCCAGAGCAAAGATTTGGAAGACCGGTTGCCCTCTCTCAAAGATGCCCTCCTCAGTATTCAG GcctcaaaagaaataaagaaagtggAAAATGTGCCCGAAGAGCCCACGAGTCGGCAACCTGAGAGTCCTACTGTTTCAGATTCACTGGAAAACGACAGCATGCTGCTCCCACACGAAAGGGTCGGGAGCGATTTCTCTTGGCTCCAAGAGAGAAGTCAGGAGGAAATTTCGATCCAGAAAGCCCGGGAGTTTGAGGACGAAGAGTCATTCCTGTACGGGACCGAAACATCCTATCAACTTGGAGAACGTGCCAAGCAGCTGGTTGATCCAAAACAGCCCTGTCAGGTGGCGCTATCTACGCTCGCCCCTGCCAGTCTGGACAAGACGGAGTGCGAGAAAATCAAGAACATTCTGAATAGTCTGGGAGGAACACCAGCTATTGGCAATAAGATGGTGCAGACACAAGGGCAACGAGAAGGCAGCGAAGTGCTCCCTGAAGCGTTTTTTAGTTCTAACACAGCAATGGCAACGCTGAATAACCCGAATGTACGGAAAGCTCTGGAATCTTTACAGTCTCTGATTAAAG TGACAAAAGAGAAACGGATGAAAGAGGATGGACATTCTGAGACTTCCTGTGACAAACAGAAG GCAGGTGACGgtgaagacaagaaaagagagaaacaagctaaaataagacaaatggAAACACTGGCAAAAGAACTGGAGGACTTATTAAAACAGGATG GAATGGGGTTTATGTCTCCAGTGATTGGGTTTTACTGCCAGAAGTGTGAGGAGTTCATCGGAGATTTCAATTCTGCCGAGAAACATGCCGAGATGCACCGCCATAGCGCCTCCAAAAGT cagAAAGAGATGTTGGACAAGCATTCAAAAGACAGCAAAGGACACTCGCTCcacagcagcaccagcagccaGCACTCCCACTCCTCTGAGAGGAGAGATCACGGTGGCTACAGTCACCAGAAGGTTTCGGGAGGTTACAGAGACCTCGAGCAGAGCAGGAGGGACGAGAAAGATCCGAAGGAACAGAACAGCCTCAAAGACAGCAGGGCCGGGCCGCAGAGCATCAGCTTGAAAGACGAAATGAAAAAGGAGAGGATGCTGATCACCGTGAACCGCCGGCTGACGCCTCCACCTCAAGCCAACAGAACCAAGGAGGAGAACCAGGAGCCGCCGGTCACGGGGCGCGGAAAAGCCCAAACTGAAGACGCGGACAGCAGGGACAAGTCCTCCAGAAACGGCAGACATAAACACAGGAGCgataaaactgacagcagcgACAGCAGCACTGACGACAAATCGCCTGAtctaaaacatccaaaaaagaaaaagaagaagaaggataaaaagaagaagaaagaaaagaacaaatcttAA
- the si:ch211-195b21.5 gene encoding uncharacterized protein si:ch211-195b21.5 isoform X3, with protein MNSEYSQPHCSNFSIDRSTVIALGGSQQIVPPAETSHLQVPPWNPPSAERHQPDSSDQAGEEFLRCIAANKPLPNYLKGNMAYNLADALKSANDLKEAVKSDPQFHKHAARSKSRSRSRSRGRSRARSRARSKSRGRSKSRGRSKSRGRSKSRARSKSRGRSKSRGRCRSRGRSKSRVCGKSRAKSKTRARSESQSQSKKSRKRSRSRAQRSRSRSSSTEKNYGREKKRKRSPGLSSNSSVGSGNNLRGTSLLEGLKLVIQSKDLEDRLPSLKDALLSIQASKEIKKVENVPEEPTSRQPESPTVSDSLENDSMLLPHERVGSDFSWLQERSQEEISIQKAREFEDEESFLYGTETSYQLGERAKQLVDPKQPCQVALSTLAPASLDKTECEKIKNILNSLGGTPAIGNKMVQTQGQREGSEVLPEAFFSSNTAMATLNNPNVRKALESLQSLIKVTKEKRMKEDGHSETSCDKQKAGDGEDKKREKQAKIRQMETLAKELEDLLKQDGMGFMSPVIGFYCQKCEEFIGDFNSAEKHAEMHRHSASKSQKEMLDKHSKDSKGHSLHSSTSSQHSHSSERRDHGGYSHQKVSGGYRDLEQSRRDEKDPKEQNSLKDSRAGPQSISLKDEMKKERMLITVNRRLTPPPQANRTKEENQEPPVTGRGKAQTEDADSRDKSSRNGRHKHRSDKTDSSDSSTDDKSPDLKHPKKKKKKKDKKKKKEKNKS; from the exons ATGAACTCTGAATACTCTCAGCCCCACTGTAGCAACTTCTCCATAGACCGTAGTACAGTGATTGCCTTGGGAGGCAGCCAGCAGATTGTTCCTCCTGCAGAAACATCTCACCTTCAGGTCCCGCCGTGGAATCCCCCGTCAGCGGAACGTCACCAACCCGACAGCAG TGACCAAGCCGGGGAGGAATTCCTGAGATGCATTGCGGCCAACAAACCTCTTCCAAACTATCTCAAAGGCAATATGGCATACAACCTGGCTGATGCCTTAAAGTCTGCTAATGACCTGAAAGAAGCGGTGAAGTCAGACCCTCAGTTCCACAAGCATGCGGCCAGAAGCAAGAGCCGTAGTCGAAGCCGAAGTCGTGGTAGATCTCGAGCCAGAAGTCGGGCGCGGAGCAAGAGCCGAGGACGGAGCAAGAGCCGAGGACGGAGCAAGAGCCGGGGACGGAGCAAGAGCCGGGCGCGGAGCAAGAGCCGGGGACGGAGCAAGAGCCGGGGACGCTGTCGAAGCAGAGGAAGGAGCAAAAGTCGAGTCTGTGGCAAGAGTCGAGCCAAAAGCAAAACCCGGGCTCGCAGTGAGAGTCAGAGCCAAAGCAAGAAGAGCCGCAAACGGAGTAGAAGCCGAGCCCAAAGGTCTCGGTCACGAAGCAGCAGCACCGAAAAGAACTAcggcagagagaaaaagaggaagaggagccctggcctcagcagcaacagcagcgtTGGCAGCGGTAATAATCTGAGAGGAACAAGTCTGTTGGAAGGACTCAAACTCGTCATCCAGAGCAAAGATTTGGAAGACCGGTTGCCCTCTCTCAAAGATGCCCTCCTCAGTATTCAG GcctcaaaagaaataaagaaagtggAAAATGTGCCCGAAGAGCCCACGAGTCGGCAACCTGAGAGTCCTACTGTTTCAGATTCACTGGAAAACGACAGCATGCTGCTCCCACACGAAAGGGTCGGGAGCGATTTCTCTTGGCTCCAAGAGAGAAGTCAGGAGGAAATTTCGATCCAGAAAGCCCGGGAGTTTGAGGACGAAGAGTCATTCCTGTACGGGACCGAAACATCCTATCAACTTGGAGAACGTGCCAAGCAGCTGGTTGATCCAAAACAGCCCTGTCAGGTGGCGCTATCTACGCTCGCCCCTGCCAGTCTGGACAAGACGGAGTGCGAGAAAATCAAGAACATTCTGAATAGTCTGGGAGGAACACCAGCTATTGGCAATAAGATGGTGCAGACACAAGGGCAACGAGAAGGCAGCGAAGTGCTCCCTGAAGCGTTTTTTAGTTCTAACACAGCAATGGCAACGCTGAATAACCCGAATGTACGGAAAGCTCTGGAATCTTTACAGTCTCTGATTAAAG TGACAAAAGAGAAACGGATGAAAGAGGATGGACATTCTGAGACTTCCTGTGACAAACAGAAG GCAGGTGACGgtgaagacaagaaaagagagaaacaagctaaaataagacaaatggAAACACTGGCAAAAGAACTGGAGGACTTATTAAAACAGGATG GAATGGGGTTTATGTCTCCAGTGATTGGGTTTTACTGCCAGAAGTGTGAGGAGTTCATCGGAGATTTCAATTCTGCCGAGAAACATGCCGAGATGCACCGCCATAGCGCCTCCAAAAGT cagAAAGAGATGTTGGACAAGCATTCAAAAGACAGCAAAGGACACTCGCTCcacagcagcaccagcagccaGCACTCCCACTCCTCTGAGAGGAGAGATCACGGTGGCTACAGTCACCAGAAGGTTTCGGGAGGTTACAGAGACCTCGAGCAGAGCAGGAGGGACGAGAAAGATCCGAAGGAACAGAACAGCCTCAAAGACAGCAGGGCCGGGCCGCAGAGCATCAGCTTGAAAGACGAAATGAAAAAGGAGAGGATGCTGATCACCGTGAACCGCCGGCTGACGCCTCCACCTCAAGCCAACAGAACCAAGGAGGAGAACCAGGAGCCGCCGGTCACGGGGCGCGGAAAAGCCCAAACTGAAGACGCGGACAGCAGGGACAAGTCCTCCAGAAACGGCAGACATAAACACAGGAGCgataaaactgacagcagcgACAGCAGCACTGACGACAAATCGCCTGAtctaaaacatccaaaaaagaaaaagaagaagaaggataaaaagaagaagaaagaaaagaacaaatcttAA
- the si:ch211-195b21.5 gene encoding serine/arginine repetitive matrix protein 2 isoform X2 has translation MFRHDQRARRPPPPFGPMMPRQHPPFTTSGPCSVPPSGHLPPRPDRPFLASDSHYQHNRPPRGHYMSPHCSNFSIDRSTVIALGGSQQIVPPAETSHLQVPPWNPPSAERHQPDSSDQAGEEFLRCIAANKPLPNYLKGNMAYNLADALKSANDLKEAVKSDPQFHKHAARSKSRSRSRSRGRSRARSRARSKSRGRSKSRGRSKSRGRSKSRARSKSRGRSKSRGRCRSRGRSKSRVCGKSRAKSKTRARSESQSQSKKSRKRSRSRAQRSRSRSSSTEKNYGREKKRKRSPGLSSNSSVGSGNNLRGTSLLEGLKLVIQSKDLEDRLPSLKDALLSIQASKEIKKVENVPEEPTSRQPESPTVSDSLENDSMLLPHERVGSDFSWLQERSQEEISIQKAREFEDEESFLYGTETSYQLGERAKQLVDPKQPCQVALSTLAPASLDKTECEKIKNILNSLGGTPAIGNKMVQTQGQREGSEVLPEAFFSSNTAMATLNNPNVRKALESLQSLIKVTKEKRMKEDGHSETSCDKQKAGDGEDKKREKQAKIRQMETLAKELEDLLKQDGMGFMSPVIGFYCQKCEEFIGDFNSAEKHAEMHRHSASKSKEMLDKHSKDSKGHSLHSSTSSQHSHSSERRDHGGYSHQKVSGGYRDLEQSRRDEKDPKEQNSLKDSRAGPQSISLKDEMKKERMLITVNRRLTPPPQANRTKEENQEPPVTGRGKAQTEDADSRDKSSRNGRHKHRSDKTDSSDSSTDDKSPDLKHPKKKKKKKDKKKKKEKNKS, from the exons CCCCACTGTAGCAACTTCTCCATAGACCGTAGTACAGTGATTGCCTTGGGAGGCAGCCAGCAGATTGTTCCTCCTGCAGAAACATCTCACCTTCAGGTCCCGCCGTGGAATCCCCCGTCAGCGGAACGTCACCAACCCGACAGCAG TGACCAAGCCGGGGAGGAATTCCTGAGATGCATTGCGGCCAACAAACCTCTTCCAAACTATCTCAAAGGCAATATGGCATACAACCTGGCTGATGCCTTAAAGTCTGCTAATGACCTGAAAGAAGCGGTGAAGTCAGACCCTCAGTTCCACAAGCATGCGGCCAGAAGCAAGAGCCGTAGTCGAAGCCGAAGTCGTGGTAGATCTCGAGCCAGAAGTCGGGCGCGGAGCAAGAGCCGAGGACGGAGCAAGAGCCGAGGACGGAGCAAGAGCCGGGGACGGAGCAAGAGCCGGGCGCGGAGCAAGAGCCGGGGACGGAGCAAGAGCCGGGGACGCTGTCGAAGCAGAGGAAGGAGCAAAAGTCGAGTCTGTGGCAAGAGTCGAGCCAAAAGCAAAACCCGGGCTCGCAGTGAGAGTCAGAGCCAAAGCAAGAAGAGCCGCAAACGGAGTAGAAGCCGAGCCCAAAGGTCTCGGTCACGAAGCAGCAGCACCGAAAAGAACTAcggcagagagaaaaagaggaagaggagccctggcctcagcagcaacagcagcgtTGGCAGCGGTAATAATCTGAGAGGAACAAGTCTGTTGGAAGGACTCAAACTCGTCATCCAGAGCAAAGATTTGGAAGACCGGTTGCCCTCTCTCAAAGATGCCCTCCTCAGTATTCAG GcctcaaaagaaataaagaaagtggAAAATGTGCCCGAAGAGCCCACGAGTCGGCAACCTGAGAGTCCTACTGTTTCAGATTCACTGGAAAACGACAGCATGCTGCTCCCACACGAAAGGGTCGGGAGCGATTTCTCTTGGCTCCAAGAGAGAAGTCAGGAGGAAATTTCGATCCAGAAAGCCCGGGAGTTTGAGGACGAAGAGTCATTCCTGTACGGGACCGAAACATCCTATCAACTTGGAGAACGTGCCAAGCAGCTGGTTGATCCAAAACAGCCCTGTCAGGTGGCGCTATCTACGCTCGCCCCTGCCAGTCTGGACAAGACGGAGTGCGAGAAAATCAAGAACATTCTGAATAGTCTGGGAGGAACACCAGCTATTGGCAATAAGATGGTGCAGACACAAGGGCAACGAGAAGGCAGCGAAGTGCTCCCTGAAGCGTTTTTTAGTTCTAACACAGCAATGGCAACGCTGAATAACCCGAATGTACGGAAAGCTCTGGAATCTTTACAGTCTCTGATTAAAG TGACAAAAGAGAAACGGATGAAAGAGGATGGACATTCTGAGACTTCCTGTGACAAACAGAAG GCAGGTGACGgtgaagacaagaaaagagagaaacaagctaaaataagacaaatggAAACACTGGCAAAAGAACTGGAGGACTTATTAAAACAGGATG GAATGGGGTTTATGTCTCCAGTGATTGGGTTTTACTGCCAGAAGTGTGAGGAGTTCATCGGAGATTTCAATTCTGCCGAGAAACATGCCGAGATGCACCGCCATAGCGCCTCCAAAAGT AAAGAGATGTTGGACAAGCATTCAAAAGACAGCAAAGGACACTCGCTCcacagcagcaccagcagccaGCACTCCCACTCCTCTGAGAGGAGAGATCACGGTGGCTACAGTCACCAGAAGGTTTCGGGAGGTTACAGAGACCTCGAGCAGAGCAGGAGGGACGAGAAAGATCCGAAGGAACAGAACAGCCTCAAAGACAGCAGGGCCGGGCCGCAGAGCATCAGCTTGAAAGACGAAATGAAAAAGGAGAGGATGCTGATCACCGTGAACCGCCGGCTGACGCCTCCACCTCAAGCCAACAGAACCAAGGAGGAGAACCAGGAGCCGCCGGTCACGGGGCGCGGAAAAGCCCAAACTGAAGACGCGGACAGCAGGGACAAGTCCTCCAGAAACGGCAGACATAAACACAGGAGCgataaaactgacagcagcgACAGCAGCACTGACGACAAATCGCCTGAtctaaaacatccaaaaaagaaaaagaagaagaaggataaaaagaagaagaaagaaaagaacaaatcttAA